The following coding sequences are from one Streptomyces sp. NBC_00536 window:
- a CDS encoding fatty acyl-AMP ligase: MTLEPSVLHLLRRHAVDRAERTAVTFVHDFDAADGSRSLNYAELDAEARRVASWLQERCAPGDRVLLLHPAGLPFVTAFLACLYAGVIAVPSPMPGQFQYQQRRVTMIARDAGVSVALTDMGQLPEAQQWIADTGLELPVAASDAPGFGDASRWHDPGATAQDVVLLQYTSGSTGDPKGVMVTHANLLHNADSLSRSLGFTEDTNFGGWIPLYHDMGLMGQLLPGLFLGSSVALMSPMAFLKRPHHWLALIDRYDIGFSAAPNFAYELCLRRVTDAQIAALDLSRWQFAANGSEPIQASTLREFAERFGPAGFRAEQLAPCYGMAEATVFISGRSTRPPRIRAVDPQALERHIVQDPEPGGLVRELVGCGDVPDLDVRIVEAGTRKVLEDGTTGEIWLRGPSVAAGYWNRPDVTEQIFRAHTADGDGPYMRTGDLGVLLDGEIYVTGRTKDLLIVNGRNLYPHDLEHELRLSHAPLATLAGTAFTVPAPQEEVVVVHEVRGRFSQEELRELAIGMRATVHREFGVHTAGIVLMRPGTVRKTTSGKVQRAEMRGLFLAGALAPLYEEMAPGVQAAMAGAAG, translated from the coding sequence ATGACCCTTGAACCCAGCGTGCTCCATCTGCTGCGCCGGCACGCCGTCGACCGGGCAGAGCGGACCGCCGTCACCTTCGTCCACGACTTCGACGCGGCCGACGGCTCGCGCAGCCTGAACTACGCCGAACTCGACGCGGAGGCGCGTCGCGTCGCCTCCTGGCTGCAGGAGCGCTGCGCACCCGGAGACCGGGTGCTGCTGCTGCACCCGGCCGGTCTGCCCTTCGTCACCGCGTTCCTCGCCTGCCTCTACGCCGGTGTCATCGCGGTGCCGTCGCCGATGCCGGGCCAGTTCCAGTACCAGCAGCGCCGCGTGACGATGATCGCCCGTGACGCCGGCGTCAGCGTGGCGCTCACCGACATGGGCCAGCTGCCCGAGGCGCAGCAGTGGATAGCCGACACCGGCCTCGAACTGCCGGTCGCCGCGAGCGACGCCCCCGGCTTCGGTGACGCGTCGCGCTGGCACGACCCCGGCGCCACCGCCCAGGACGTGGTGCTCCTGCAGTACACCTCCGGCTCGACCGGTGACCCCAAGGGCGTCATGGTCACGCACGCCAACCTGCTGCACAACGCGGACAGTCTGAGCCGTTCCCTCGGCTTCACCGAGGACACCAACTTCGGCGGCTGGATCCCGCTCTACCACGACATGGGCCTGATGGGGCAGCTGCTGCCGGGCCTCTTCCTGGGCAGCAGCGTCGCGCTGATGTCGCCGATGGCGTTCCTCAAGCGCCCGCACCACTGGCTCGCGCTGATCGACCGGTACGACATCGGCTTCTCCGCCGCGCCCAACTTCGCCTACGAGCTGTGCCTGCGCCGGGTCACCGACGCGCAGATCGCCGCACTGGACCTGTCGCGCTGGCAGTTCGCCGCCAACGGCTCCGAGCCGATCCAGGCCAGCACCCTGCGGGAGTTCGCGGAGCGCTTCGGCCCGGCCGGTTTCCGGGCCGAGCAGCTCGCCCCCTGCTACGGAATGGCCGAGGCGACGGTGTTCATCTCCGGCCGCTCGACCCGGCCGCCGCGGATCCGCGCCGTCGACCCGCAGGCGCTGGAGCGGCACATCGTCCAGGACCCCGAGCCGGGCGGCCTCGTACGCGAACTCGTCGGCTGCGGCGACGTACCCGACCTCGACGTGCGCATCGTCGAAGCGGGGACCCGCAAGGTGCTTGAGGACGGCACGACCGGCGAGATCTGGCTGCGCGGGCCGAGCGTCGCGGCCGGTTACTGGAACCGGCCCGATGTGACCGAGCAGATCTTCCGCGCCCACACCGCCGACGGCGACGGGCCCTACATGCGCACCGGTGACCTCGGGGTGCTGCTCGACGGCGAGATCTACGTCACCGGCCGCACCAAGGACCTGCTCATCGTGAACGGCCGCAACCTCTACCCGCACGACCTCGAACACGAACTGCGGCTCTCGCACGCCCCGTTGGCGACCCTCGCCGGTACGGCGTTCACGGTCCCCGCCCCGCAGGAGGAGGTGGTGGTCGTGCACGAGGTGCGCGGCCGCTTCAGCCAGGAAGAGCTGCGCGAGCTGGCCATCGGCATGCGCGCCACCGTGCACCGCGAGTTCGGCGTGCACACCGCGGGCATCGTGCTGATGCGTCCCGGCACGGTCCGCAAGACCACCAGCGGCAAGGTGCAGCGCGCCGAGATGCGCGGCCTGTTCCTCGCGGGCGCCCTCGCCCCGCTGTACGAGGAGATGGCGCCCGGCGTCCAGGCGGCGATGGCCGGAGCCGCCGGGTGA
- a CDS encoding beta family protein, with amino-acid sequence MSGLLYVPVLPTRPHAAAAYSRLRPDVQSALAPVWNLPPRPGLPPAELAAKVRRDVATVSKAHRYSPAWLDAPFAGAEDVSVLTKLIPEASAFGLLRPVTGPGRPEALQAVAMEAARRAGDGLGIRVCVPGEWDGRTVDDVRHLLERADPLVRVDLLLDLGAVKEGRPDAGKEALRALDALVPLAPWRTVAVLNGGFPEVTTDMLDQGLREFPRADRQVWHEIGDSGRAYRGLLTYGDYGVQSPTAISRPPGSGGGGPSWGFLRYTLDGAFVLGRMLATGDGKTAHNRATAREFLAHPGFRGPAFSSGEGWLSDCAQALGRGGTGNFGTWLWVGNVQHMTYAVRYLTSTSSR; translated from the coding sequence ATGTCCGGACTGCTGTACGTTCCCGTCCTGCCGACCCGGCCGCATGCGGCCGCCGCCTACTCCCGGCTCCGCCCGGACGTTCAGAGCGCATTGGCACCGGTCTGGAACCTGCCACCACGCCCTGGTCTCCCGCCGGCCGAGTTGGCCGCGAAGGTCCGCCGGGATGTGGCCACGGTGTCCAAGGCCCATCGATACAGTCCAGCCTGGCTGGACGCCCCCTTCGCGGGCGCGGAGGACGTATCTGTCCTTACCAAGTTGATACCGGAAGCCAGCGCCTTCGGGTTGCTGCGCCCTGTAACCGGGCCGGGCAGGCCCGAGGCGTTGCAGGCCGTGGCAATGGAGGCTGCCCGGAGGGCCGGCGACGGGCTGGGTATACGAGTGTGCGTTCCGGGGGAGTGGGACGGACGTACCGTCGATGATGTGCGCCATCTGCTTGAACGGGCCGACCCCTTGGTCCGGGTGGACCTCCTCCTTGACTTGGGTGCCGTCAAGGAGGGCAGGCCCGACGCGGGCAAGGAGGCGCTGCGAGCCCTGGATGCTCTCGTCCCGCTGGCGCCCTGGCGGACCGTCGCTGTCCTCAACGGCGGCTTCCCCGAGGTCACCACCGACATGCTGGATCAGGGGCTGCGTGAATTCCCTCGTGCGGACCGGCAGGTGTGGCACGAGATAGGCGATAGTGGCCGTGCTTACCGCGGACTGCTCACCTACGGCGACTACGGGGTGCAGTCGCCTACTGCCATCAGCCGTCCGCCGGGTTCCGGCGGTGGGGGCCCCTCCTGGGGCTTTCTGCGGTACACACTCGACGGAGCCTTCGTACTGGGAAGGATGCTGGCTACGGGCGATGGCAAGACCGCGCACAATCGTGCGACAGCCCGCGAGTTCCTCGCACATCCGGGTTTCCGTGGGCCGGCATTCAGCAGCGGCGAAGGCTGGCTGAGCGACTGCGCGCAAGCCCTGGGCCGTGGTGGAACGGGCAATTTCGGCACCTGGCTATGGGTGGGCAACGTTCAGCACATGACGTACGCCGTTCGATATCTGACCAGTACCTCATCCCGATGA
- a CDS encoding 4'-phosphopantetheinyl transferase family protein — protein MITDVFPAGVAAVEVFGAPLPTPSLFAQEARLVEGAVERRRSDFATVRACARQAMGRLGFPPAPILRGPRGEPLWPPGLVGSMTHCDGYRAAVVARSGDMTSLGVDAEVNEPLPREGMLAIVTTAEERAWLAPLIERRPDVAWDRLVFSAKESVYKAWYPLTGLWLDFQEAVITVDPDACTFTARLLVPGPVVGDVRLTHFTGRWTVQRGFLVTAIALAAPSREPTRHPPSLTTVS, from the coding sequence GTGATCACCGACGTGTTCCCCGCAGGGGTCGCCGCGGTCGAGGTGTTCGGCGCGCCCCTTCCCACCCCGTCCCTCTTCGCACAGGAAGCGCGGCTGGTGGAAGGGGCCGTGGAACGCCGCCGCAGCGATTTCGCCACCGTCAGGGCGTGCGCCCGACAGGCCATGGGCCGGCTCGGCTTCCCCCCGGCGCCGATCCTGCGCGGGCCGCGCGGGGAGCCGTTGTGGCCTCCCGGCCTCGTCGGCAGCATGACGCACTGCGACGGCTACCGGGCGGCCGTGGTGGCCCGCAGCGGGGACATGACCTCGCTCGGAGTCGACGCCGAGGTCAACGAACCGCTTCCCCGGGAGGGCATGCTGGCGATCGTCACCACGGCGGAGGAACGCGCCTGGCTGGCCCCGCTGATCGAGCGACGCCCCGACGTCGCCTGGGACCGGCTGGTGTTCAGCGCGAAGGAGAGCGTCTACAAGGCGTGGTACCCGCTCACCGGGCTCTGGCTCGACTTCCAGGAGGCGGTCATCACGGTGGACCCGGACGCCTGCACCTTCACGGCGCGCCTGCTCGTCCCCGGCCCCGTGGTCGGTGACGTCCGCCTCACCCACTTCACCGGCCGCTGGACGGTACAGCGCGGCTTCCTGGTAACGGCGATCGCCCTCGCCGCCCCCTCCAGAGAACCCACGAGGCACCCCCCGTCCTTGACCACGGTCAGCTGA
- a CDS encoding nucleotidyl transferase AbiEii/AbiGii toxin family protein, with the protein MEDLHHRLIRIGLDALAEDFGYRLAGGYAVQAHRLVSRVSDDVDLFTPIGRAEGELPQAIARLVEAYRAAGYVVQVTQQAQVYARLHVADPASGAQSKVELVGDLLHHPPVESDLGPVLHLDEYVSALPGRAHGPAGETTLCADVTSANTDTPSSAHHAHW; encoded by the coding sequence GTGGAGGATCTGCACCACCGGCTGATCCGTATCGGCCTGGACGCGCTCGCCGAGGACTTCGGCTACCGGCTGGCTGGCGGATACGCCGTCCAGGCCCATCGACTCGTCAGTCGGGTCAGCGACGACGTCGACCTGTTCACCCCGATCGGGCGGGCCGAGGGCGAACTGCCGCAGGCGATCGCCCGCCTCGTCGAGGCATACCGGGCGGCCGGGTACGTGGTCCAGGTCACCCAGCAGGCGCAGGTGTACGCCCGTCTGCACGTCGCCGACCCCGCCTCCGGTGCCCAGTCCAAGGTCGAACTGGTTGGCGACCTTCTGCACCATCCGCCCGTCGAGTCGGACCTCGGCCCGGTCCTCCACCTCGACGAGTACGTGTCGGCCCTCCCCGGCCGGGCGCACGGCCCAGCCGGGGAGACGACTCTTTGCGCTGACGTCACATCAGCCAACACTGACACCCCATCAAGTGCACATCATGCACACTGGTAA
- a CDS encoding TauD/TfdA family dioxygenase gives MSHSTEFPLVIEAEGGESLVERVKDRRESLRASLLEHGALLLRGFSVPDVSAFDSVVRELSGDPLTYTERSSPRSAIQGQVYTSTDYPPNEEIFLHNENSYQQAWPMALYFYCAQPPLTLGATSLASTREVLARLDGTVREEFTRRGWRVVRNFRPGIGLTWQHVFNTDDRAAVEAYCAENDIQAEWLPNDALRTTAVRKAVHHHPVTGDEVWFNHAAFFHLTTLDAEIREGLLEMFDESELPTNTYFGDGGAISDDVIEHVRDCYRAATVRFDYREHDVLVIDNMLTSHGREPFTGPRKIAVAMAEPFHP, from the coding sequence ATGAGCCACAGCACAGAATTTCCGCTCGTGATCGAGGCGGAGGGAGGTGAGAGCCTCGTCGAGCGGGTGAAGGACCGGCGCGAGAGCCTGCGCGCCTCCCTGCTCGAACACGGGGCGCTGCTCCTGCGCGGGTTCTCCGTCCCCGACGTGAGCGCCTTCGACTCCGTCGTCCGCGAGCTGTCGGGAGACCCGCTCACCTACACCGAGCGCTCCTCGCCGCGCAGCGCGATCCAGGGGCAGGTGTACACGTCCACGGACTACCCCCCGAACGAAGAGATCTTCCTGCACAACGAGAACTCCTACCAGCAGGCTTGGCCCATGGCGCTGTACTTCTACTGCGCTCAGCCGCCGCTGACGCTCGGGGCGACGTCCCTGGCCAGCACCCGCGAGGTACTGGCCAGGCTCGACGGCACCGTGCGCGAGGAGTTCACCCGGCGCGGCTGGCGCGTGGTGCGCAACTTCCGTCCCGGCATCGGGCTCACCTGGCAGCACGTCTTCAACACCGATGACCGCGCGGCCGTGGAGGCCTACTGCGCCGAGAACGACATCCAAGCGGAATGGCTGCCGAACGACGCCCTGCGGACGACGGCGGTCAGGAAGGCGGTCCACCACCACCCCGTCACGGGTGACGAGGTGTGGTTCAATCACGCCGCGTTCTTCCACCTCACCACGCTGGACGCGGAGATCCGGGAAGGCCTTCTCGAAATGTTCGACGAGTCGGAACTCCCGACGAACACGTATTTCGGTGACGGCGGTGCCATTTCCGACGACGTCATCGAGCACGTGCGCGACTGCTATCGAGCGGCCACCGTGCGTTTCGACTACCGGGAACACGATGTCCTCGTCATCGACAACATGCTGACCTCGCACGGACGGGAACCCTTCACCGGTCCGCGCAAGATTGCCGTCGCGATGGCCGAGCCCTTCCACCCCTAG
- a CDS encoding alpha/beta hydrolase: MTLHQAPRRRRRAARRLLATSAGMATGLLVTGLLTAPARAQSGTDASPGAPIGTVARTVGDATFTPGTCPRTADPIAELNGARCGTLAVPENRAKTSSRTIELGVAIVPAVAATPKPDPIVWLAGGPGDDAVGEAKMAIDGGLNHDRDVIFMSQRGTYSADPALLCPNIDEFNGRVVGLVYDAPSTERLHVDATKACRDKLAGLGADLGAYNDTQSAADYADLRTALGIKQWNLYGISYGTHLALVSMRLHPEGLRSVGIDGILPPSKSGSADTWSSFRQGVDGLFKACADQPACNERYPNLRATFERLVRDLEAKPVTTTVTVPGGDKPVKVVIDGGTLVNWLTSATHTAEAVPLSLDELAHGKPQRIARQWAGWRTNPKGIGVVSHGLSYGVFCSEWTPYESKDAALQGVQKEFPSFPRSVQAQAPLLTFLHPDCDAWSVPPAERSIRSVTTSDIPTLALSGAFDAQTGADNGPYVARTLSKATVVTIPYEPHVVFATSKCAQEIAVSFFETPDAPRTQCLKTLEAPVFETAP; encoded by the coding sequence ATGACTCTCCACCAAGCGCCCCGTCGGCGGCGGCGTGCCGCACGACGGCTCCTGGCCACCTCGGCCGGCATGGCGACCGGCCTCCTCGTCACCGGACTGCTCACCGCTCCCGCCCGAGCGCAGTCCGGTACGGACGCGAGCCCCGGAGCGCCGATCGGCACGGTCGCCCGGACGGTGGGCGACGCCACCTTCACACCGGGCACCTGCCCGAGGACGGCTGATCCCATCGCGGAGCTGAACGGGGCCCGCTGCGGCACGCTCGCCGTGCCCGAGAACCGCGCCAAGACGAGCAGTAGAACGATCGAACTCGGTGTCGCGATCGTGCCCGCCGTGGCCGCCACACCGAAACCCGACCCCATCGTGTGGCTCGCGGGCGGACCCGGAGACGACGCCGTGGGCGAGGCGAAGATGGCGATCGACGGCGGCCTGAACCACGACCGCGACGTGATCTTCATGTCCCAGCGCGGTACGTACTCGGCCGACCCCGCGCTCCTGTGCCCCAACATCGACGAGTTCAACGGACGGGTGGTCGGCCTCGTCTACGACGCCCCGTCCACCGAACGCCTCCACGTCGACGCCACGAAGGCCTGCCGGGACAAGCTGGCGGGCCTCGGGGCCGACCTCGGCGCCTACAACGACACCCAGAGCGCCGCCGACTACGCCGACCTGCGCACCGCACTCGGCATCAAGCAGTGGAACCTGTACGGCATCTCCTACGGCACCCACCTGGCTCTGGTTTCCATGCGCCTGCACCCCGAGGGCCTGCGCTCGGTGGGCATCGACGGCATCCTGCCGCCGTCCAAGTCCGGCTCGGCCGACACGTGGAGCAGCTTCCGGCAGGGCGTCGACGGCCTGTTCAAAGCCTGCGCGGACCAGCCGGCCTGCAACGAGCGCTACCCGAACCTGCGCGCCACCTTCGAGAGACTCGTCCGCGACCTCGAAGCCAAGCCGGTCACCACCACCGTAACGGTCCCCGGCGGCGACAAGCCGGTGAAGGTCGTGATCGACGGCGGGACCCTGGTGAACTGGCTGACCTCCGCCACCCACACCGCCGAGGCCGTACCCCTCTCCCTCGACGAACTGGCGCACGGCAAGCCGCAACGCATCGCCCGGCAGTGGGCGGGCTGGAGGACCAACCCCAAGGGCATCGGCGTGGTCTCGCACGGACTCTCGTACGGCGTCTTCTGCAGCGAGTGGACACCGTACGAAAGCAAGGACGCTGCGCTCCAGGGCGTACAGAAGGAGTTCCCGTCCTTCCCGCGCTCGGTGCAGGCCCAGGCCCCGCTGCTCACCTTCCTCCACCCCGACTGCGACGCCTGGAGCGTCCCCCCGGCCGAGCGCTCGATCCGGTCCGTCACGACCAGCGACATCCCCACCCTCGCCCTGTCGGGTGCGTTCGACGCCCAGACCGGAGCGGACAACGGGCCGTACGTGGCCCGCACGCTGAGCAAGGCCACGGTCGTCACGATCCCCTACGAGCCGCACGTGGTCTTCGCCACGTCGAAGTGCGCCCAGGAGATCGCCGTGTCGTTCTTCGAGACCCCGGACGCGCCCAGGACCCAGTGCCTGAAGACCCTTGAGGCACCCGTGTTCGAGACCGCGCCCTGA
- a CDS encoding DUF4436 family protein, with protein sequence MAPTWEPRRTRRSGAALLPVLLPLAILIVVAVAVGSWLQFTERQTLDTVHTVGSQAADRVDVEATVQNVDAKTRELVLRVRVTPRGTLGEEDGTSPVADLSLQTSAQTLGDLEFKAHERLPIRDVQVAITDGSISDYPFDTYRTDIEFSARLDGKQVPVRMLFSNNDTLFSTSATPTPSEPEAAGAGLGLELARSGSLLVFAIFMMLVMWALAASVLIGAWYLITRREGLVWAALAWMAATLFALSAFRNNAPGTPPIGCVLDWFAFLWAETLIALCLIAVVVTGVRTALQHDDTHLT encoded by the coding sequence ATGGCCCCAACCTGGGAACCACGTCGCACACGCCGCTCCGGGGCCGCGCTGCTACCGGTCCTGCTTCCCCTCGCGATCCTGATCGTGGTGGCGGTGGCCGTGGGCTCGTGGCTGCAGTTCACCGAGCGGCAGACGCTCGACACGGTCCACACGGTCGGATCCCAAGCCGCCGACCGGGTGGACGTGGAGGCCACGGTCCAAAACGTCGACGCCAAGACCAGAGAGCTGGTGCTACGGGTCCGGGTCACCCCGCGCGGGACCCTCGGCGAGGAGGACGGGACCTCCCCGGTGGCCGATCTCAGCCTCCAGACCTCAGCGCAGACCCTCGGCGACCTGGAGTTCAAGGCGCATGAGCGGCTCCCGATCAGGGACGTACAGGTCGCGATCACGGACGGATCGATCAGCGACTACCCGTTCGACACCTACAGGACCGACATCGAGTTCTCGGCACGGCTGGACGGCAAGCAGGTGCCGGTGCGGATGCTGTTCTCCAACAACGACACCCTCTTCTCGACCTCCGCGACACCCACCCCGTCCGAGCCGGAGGCCGCAGGCGCGGGGCTGGGACTGGAGCTGGCCCGATCAGGCAGCCTGCTGGTCTTCGCGATCTTCATGATGCTCGTGATGTGGGCGCTGGCGGCATCCGTGCTCATCGGGGCCTGGTATCTGATCACCCGCCGCGAGGGACTCGTCTGGGCCGCCCTCGCCTGGATGGCCGCCACCCTGTTCGCCCTCTCGGCGTTCCGCAACAACGCCCCCGGCACACCCCCGATCGGCTGCGTGCTGGACTGGTTCGCCTTCCTGTGGGCCGAGACCCTCATCGCCCTCTGCCTGATCGCCGTGGTCGTCACCGGCGTCCGCACCGCCCTCCAACACGACGACACCCATCTCACCTGA
- a CDS encoding cupin-like domain-containing protein: MRWVFPSEAIREPREFLVAREQFIVCRGVIEQPRARPLRSVPQQADGPPPPLTRSTARPDQLRHPRRLNAREEHAGRTVREERTGRTQVMTAELDPGVRPLCDRPPIRSMRSSSRILPEWGSVMQGARSLGHVEVVSSFPEEPIARAAVLTTTPLIIRGTGALDTMRKWTPEYVSERLGDREVPVAIADADGSFRYNTAAREGLRYEPMRGSRLAAEFRDTASGRRLSMQQMSIPNALVELRDDLSIPPYIPGDVITDINLWMASESSNTPLHYDNMNNLFAQLDGRKRFLLFNPSQSDLLYPGPLDIRTRHLSGVDVADPDLEKFPEFARAEYWEALVLPGDLLFIPAFWWHQVSAPDISVSVNYWWRADVRDCACPSYFRQLYLDLVMADVRGLFVTHDLRALGNGSAAVLALAEQAIGHGEPGVAARLCGGAIVAAAKDACAEQGIAPDGGIDDAFAELEKLSVWSAEDADLARHGMAVATAAHPGGSVPAPDVLRIIERLRVSTLTWEYPARAGGGRP; this comes from the coding sequence ATGCGTTGGGTGTTCCCTTCCGAAGCGATACGCGAGCCGCGTGAATTCCTCGTCGCTCGGGAGCAATTCATTGTCTGTCGCGGCGTGATCGAGCAGCCCAGGGCTCGGCCCCTGCGGAGTGTGCCGCAACAGGCGGACGGACCGCCACCCCCATTGACCCGGTCAACCGCTCGACCCGATCAACTGCGGCACCCGCGCCGGTTGAACGCGCGGGAAGAACACGCGGGAAGGACCGTTCGGGAAGAACGCACGGGAAGAACACAAGTGATGACGGCGGAACTTGACCCCGGTGTCCGGCCATTGTGCGATCGGCCGCCGATACGTAGCATGCGATCTTCATCGCGTATTCTGCCGGAATGGGGATCTGTCATGCAGGGAGCCCGATCACTGGGGCATGTGGAAGTCGTTTCTTCATTCCCTGAAGAGCCCATCGCTCGCGCCGCGGTTCTCACCACCACACCGCTGATTATCCGCGGCACCGGGGCGCTCGACACGATGCGGAAATGGACTCCCGAATACGTCTCCGAACGCCTGGGCGACCGTGAGGTACCGGTCGCCATCGCGGACGCGGACGGCTCGTTCAGGTACAACACCGCGGCGCGCGAGGGCCTGCGCTACGAGCCGATGCGCGGCTCGCGGCTCGCAGCCGAGTTCCGGGACACGGCGAGCGGCCGCCGGCTCAGCATGCAGCAGATGTCGATCCCGAACGCGCTGGTCGAACTGCGTGACGACCTGAGCATTCCCCCCTACATCCCGGGCGACGTCATCACCGACATCAATCTGTGGATGGCATCGGAGTCGTCGAACACCCCGCTGCACTACGACAACATGAACAATCTGTTCGCGCAGCTCGACGGGCGCAAGAGGTTCCTCCTCTTCAACCCGTCCCAGAGCGACCTGCTCTACCCGGGGCCGCTCGACATCCGCACCCGGCACCTGAGCGGTGTCGACGTGGCGGACCCCGACCTGGAGAAGTTCCCCGAGTTCGCGCGGGCGGAGTACTGGGAGGCCCTCGTCCTGCCCGGTGACCTGCTCTTCATCCCGGCCTTCTGGTGGCACCAGGTCTCCGCGCCGGACATCTCGGTGTCGGTCAACTACTGGTGGCGCGCGGACGTACGGGACTGCGCCTGCCCCTCGTACTTCCGGCAGCTGTACCTGGACCTCGTCATGGCGGACGTCCGCGGCCTGTTCGTGACCCACGACCTCCGCGCCCTGGGCAACGGCTCCGCCGCCGTGCTCGCCCTCGCGGAGCAGGCGATCGGGCACGGCGAACCCGGGGTCGCGGCGCGGCTCTGCGGCGGAGCGATCGTGGCCGCCGCGAAGGACGCCTGTGCCGAGCAGGGCATCGCACCCGACGGGGGCATCGACGACGCGTTCGCGGAACTGGAGAAGCTCTCCGTGTGGTCCGCGGAGGATGCCGACCTGGCGCGCCACGGCATGGCCGTCGCCACGGCCGCGCACCCGGGCGGGAGCGTCCCCGCCCCGGACGTCCTGCGGATCATCGAGCGGCTCCGCGTGTCCACCTTGACGTGGGAGTATCCCGCGCGGGCCGGCGGCGGCCGACCGTGA
- a CDS encoding alpha/beta fold hydrolase, giving the protein MPQHSIHAVTASAAAAALVCLAAVGTTPSSAAPAPARSTGRPSPAAPRFVPGACPKTPEPVEALSDAKCGFLEVPENRSHPDSRTIKLAVARIPAASDKPAAEPVVFMAGGPGADTFDDIPFLIDSGLNKDRELIVMAQRGNLHDQPNLACPEVDRFNEKAVGLGYDAPQAQQIMLKAVTDCRARLVADGVDLSAYNSTENAADFADLRKALDIPQWNVYGYSYGSNLALTYLRLHPEGIRSFAIDSVAPPQDLTLPWGWAGAAEGIHNIFEACAAQPACKDRYPDLPRLLTEQVRKLEAHPLTLNVMPPDGGKPVKTVLDGGALLNLIVAFTPRPKDMPAALDELSKGNPKRFAQARAAGSVQKVGEFAHGLTNSIACGEWAPGHSESDVLKAGRKAFPGWPDTVLAQAPQLPFQYPMCGIWNVPDHAAVQRVPTVSSVPALVVSGTFDVKTGASLARGVTRNLSRSTAIQVPGIGHWVVAQSPCAQSVLASFFANPTAPDTRCVDDLQPQPFTIIPK; this is encoded by the coding sequence ATGCCACAGCACAGCATCCACGCGGTGACCGCCTCGGCCGCCGCGGCCGCTCTGGTCTGCCTGGCAGCAGTCGGCACCACACCCAGCAGCGCAGCGCCGGCACCGGCCCGGTCCACCGGGCGGCCCAGCCCGGCAGCGCCCCGGTTCGTGCCGGGCGCCTGTCCGAAGACGCCCGAGCCCGTCGAAGCGCTGAGTGACGCCAAGTGCGGCTTCCTGGAGGTCCCCGAGAACCGCTCCCACCCCGACAGCCGCACCATCAAGCTGGCCGTGGCGAGGATCCCGGCCGCCTCGGACAAACCCGCCGCGGAACCCGTGGTGTTCATGGCGGGCGGCCCCGGCGCCGACACCTTCGACGACATCCCGTTCCTGATCGACTCCGGCCTGAACAAGGACCGCGAGCTGATCGTCATGGCCCAGCGCGGCAACCTCCACGACCAGCCGAACCTCGCCTGCCCGGAGGTCGACCGGTTCAACGAGAAGGCCGTGGGCCTGGGTTACGACGCACCGCAGGCGCAGCAGATCATGCTGAAGGCGGTCACGGACTGCCGGGCCCGCCTCGTGGCCGACGGAGTCGACCTGAGCGCCTACAACAGCACCGAGAACGCCGCCGACTTCGCCGACTTGCGCAAGGCGCTGGACATCCCCCAGTGGAACGTCTATGGGTACTCCTACGGCAGCAACCTGGCCCTGACCTACCTGCGCCTGCACCCGGAGGGAATCCGCTCGTTCGCGATCGACTCGGTCGCACCTCCCCAGGACCTGACCCTGCCGTGGGGATGGGCCGGCGCCGCCGAGGGAATCCACAACATCTTCGAGGCGTGCGCGGCGCAGCCCGCCTGCAAGGACCGCTACCCGGACCTTCCCCGACTGCTGACGGAGCAGGTCCGCAAGCTGGAGGCGCACCCCCTGACGCTGAACGTCATGCCGCCGGACGGTGGGAAGCCGGTCAAGACCGTCCTCGACGGGGGCGCCCTGCTGAACCTGATCGTCGCCTTCACTCCCCGGCCCAAGGACATGCCCGCAGCCCTCGATGAACTGAGCAAGGGGAACCCGAAGCGCTTCGCGCAGGCCCGCGCGGCCGGGTCGGTCCAGAAGGTCGGCGAGTTCGCCCACGGCCTGACGAACTCGATCGCGTGCGGCGAATGGGCGCCGGGCCACTCGGAATCCGACGTGCTGAAGGCGGGGCGGAAGGCCTTCCCGGGGTGGCCGGACACGGTCCTGGCCCAGGCTCCGCAGCTGCCCTTCCAGTACCCGATGTGCGGGATCTGGAACGTTCCGGACCACGCGGCCGTCCAGCGGGTGCCCACGGTCAGCTCCGTGCCGGCGCTCGTCGTCTCCGGCACCTTCGACGTGAAGACCGGGGCGAGCTTGGCCAGGGGCGTGACCCGCAACCTGTCCCGCTCGACCGCCATACAGGTCCCCGGAATCGGCCACTGGGTGGTAGCGCAGTCGCCGTGCGCGCAAAGCGTGCTGGCCTCCTTCTTCGCCAACCCGACCGCGCCCGACACGCGTTGCGTGGACGATCTCCAGCCCCAGCCGTTCACGATCATCCCGAAGTGA